The DNA segment CTGAGCTCTGTTTCTGGATCATTTTGCATTAGCTGCTACATTTTTTACAATTAGTTTTACGTCTCATGGGTGTCCGGGGGACAGTTTGTCACTTTAAATTGcgacagtcacaaaaaaaataagtgtaatGTCAAGGTTGTTCACTTTTTAAAGTGTCGTTGGAAGTGTAGTGACACCACGTTTCCCCTACTAAAGCCACGGACAAGCACTAAAAATGATTTGGTGGTTTTGTGTGATCAAAGCCTTATGGAAGTCTTCTCTTTGACCTATCATAGAATAATTATTGCCTCCTATTACctttctttgtatttcatgACAGACTGTTAAATCACAACGCCATAGTGTATGTGAAAGTGACAGGGTTCTCATTAACTTTAATTACGGTGTACCGAGTCCTCTGAAGGCATTGTTTTGTCCCAGGAACcgcccagcccccccccccgtccgcAGCCACAGGCCCCGTCCTTCATCACCTGTGAAGGTCTAATCTTATCTGTGACTGTTGCATGGCTCTTCATTAATCACTCCCCCGGCCCAATCAGACGGTGACTGATGGTTGACGTGGCCTTGTCCGGCCATCCCTTCGGCACGGGGAGCTGCTCGGCCCACTGTGTGGTGTCCTGTGGCCGGGTGTCACTGGTGTCCGCGTGCGCACAGATGCAGGGGTGTACTCCGCGCCGTGTGCCATGTAACCCTGCACCAACTGTCCGGCGTACCTGAAGTTCAGTCTCATATTTGGATGCTGCTACCGCTGGCCCGTTTTGAACAGTGAGCTCATTGCCAGCCTTGGAACTGTGATTTGGGACCAGTACCACTactactgcttttttttttctttttttttttttttgctccgtgacacagagccttcctcctgCTTGAATAGAAACCAGTACACTAAGTTATCATACTCCCTCCTGTTCTTGACTGAAATCCACCAAAAACCATGAATGGAGAGTGGTGTGGGTGCAATGAAAGGAAATTGCAAGCAAggggagagaggatggagacggaATAGAAATAGTTTGCTCTCGTAGCGGCAGAAAATAAATGGCACAAAGATGAAACAAATCAACCTTAGGTAGCCCTGGCCCTTAGCCAATCCATAGTAATCAGTGGGACTGCATTGAGCTCTCCGCTTCATGGACCTTTACCaatcagcagagaaaacagagatctgtcatctgttttcctctgttcactGATGGAGACAAAAGGCCAGAGGACAGAGTGGAGTGTAGTGATTATATATGAAGGGTGGGCAAGAGCACTTTTGaaagtgtattttttatttctttattttttttatattttggtgCCATAATCACCTTTTCCAAGTACTTTCACACTGTTTGTCAGTCACTCAACAGTGTCCCTCTGGCTGTGATTAGAGGATTGATCAGGGATGGGAGCTAATACATGCCCGTCACTGATGTCAAAACACAGATGGCATGACTCACTTTGCAGCCTTCTAAAAGAGATTTTTGTATAATCTTGTCTTACGGACTCGTCTGGCCAAATGACTTCCAGGGGGACGTGCGGCATCCATTTGTATTGATCTCCATTAATTGCTATGACAGAGAAATATGAATTTATACATGAGGCGATTTATAAGTCTGAAAAGACCGCTCATCTGCTCACAGTGTTGTGGACACAAAGGCtgtcaaaatgtggaaaaaaagagacatgCTCACACAGAAACCTGGTATCATCGTGATCTTCCTGGTAGGCAGATGATTTGGCATCAGTGTGAGCAGGTTTTTATAACCTTTGGATGCCTCCCATCCTTGTCCTACAGAGAGCTGAGGACAAAGCTCTGCCCTATTAGAGATGAATAATGAGCCTGTTGGCGAAAGAGACACTGCTAATGTTTTGTCCAAATATCTCAAATCTGTCCCCAATGATAATGTATTCTTCGCCAGTGCCAAACAGCTCTATATTTGAAAAAGGTGATTTCATCGCTGATATGCCTTATAAAATCTTTAGACTGGAAAATACAAAACCCTCTCACATTGTAATGTCTGGCGGGTGTATAGGCATCACAATAAGGGCTTAGTTTGTTTTCCTGTAATTGATGTTTTGCCTGTGTGCCTTTGTTTGTTTATGCTAATGGCTGTGATGACCTGTTGGTCCCCAATCTAGCAAGGAAATGGCAGCCAATGCTTTGGGGAGGGAGCCATTGATCTCCTCTTCAATGATTCTTTCTTCACAGGTACTTGGGATTAACTGAGCCAAAGCAAGACAAAAGACAACATTACAAAATTAGCAGGTGGGGGGGGATGGAAATCACAAAATTGTTTCTGGTATATGCATGTATAGCACATCAGCCTCAGGCTAATTAATGCTTGTGTGGCTCCCACCATGCTGCCTGGTACAAAAGCGCTCGCTCTGCTTTCCTTATATCGGGCTCTGGAGGCGCGATGCTGCCTGAACAGCACAGCTGTAATTCCCCCAAGCTATGCACTTTGCAATAACTGTTATACAGGAGCACACAAAACGAAATCCTGGGTGTGCTGTTGTGCATGTGTTTTTCCAATGCTCCTAATAATCTGCGGTGTTGGACTGTTGAAAAGTAAGTAGGTAACAAGTCATGGTCGAAGCAGTATAACCAACTTCTCAGTGCTGGTACCGACCTTCATTACTGTCACTCTCAATAAGTTACAGttaattttctatttctttGAATAATAGGAAAGCTCATATTTATCTCATTTTGGACACTTGTTTTCATCAATTTAGTGGAGTAAATGGAGTGTTTATTTCTTCCTCCTGGTGAAGGTTAGTCCTTactgaacacacagaaaacacaaaggtcAACTCCACAGGAGTGAGTAAGGATTTTCCCCTCTAAGACTGGAACATTTTGCTTCTTTTCAAACTGTTAAACTGAACAAGAGTGAGGGGACCAGGCTCACAAAGCCGTTCCCCAGGGTGGATTATTGCTCTgtaggaaaagagaaaaatctttGAACGGGAGCTGTCTCTCCTTTCACAATCAGCGTCCACTCTTGGACGCACactttttctgaaatgtcaGTTCTTTAAGGCAACAGTCCTAATTTTTTGTTCTGCTCAGGGTAAGTAAATAGGTCTgactgtgagtttttgttcACAGATCCCAGGAGAGTGGCGCGCacaggcaggagagagagacctCTCGCTGCAACCTCCCTCCAGCATATTGATCAGGAATGGCTATTGGCGTCAGTTCTGTGAATAAAATGCTGCTCCGCTGAGTTCAATTCCCCACTGGGTGACTGAATGAAGAGACAAAACCTTTAGCGCTTTCTTTGTGGAATGCTATTTAGCTCAGATCCTGCGCCTAATAACGTCACCGGCAGGCAAGGAGGAAGAGAGCAAATGGAAATGTCACTTCGGTGAACTGCACCTCCTGAAATGACTTTatatatctgttttttttttttcctgcctgccACTCATGTGTTTCAACTTCAGCAGTAGACCAGGAAGAGATCACAATGAGAAATCAAGGGCAGGTAAATAGTGTTGTTTTCTGGCTCTTCGCTCAGAGTCATTTGTTGACatcaaagagaggaagaggcttGACATATGCATCTAGATACATTTCCCTGCTGGAAACAATAATCCCCTTGACATTTGAAATTActagaacatgaaaaaagacAAGGTTTATACAAATTCAGGGTACAGAATGAGCATCGTTTTGCATCCACATTGTAGGAACAAGCATTTTTTAACCCTTCTTTGTGGCGGATCCTGTATGACGAGGGGAAAACAACCTTTTCATACTTTTAATATTGAGCTCTTGAAATGTTCTGGTAAAAACTGATTTTAgtgatgttttgtttgcagCGGTTACACAGAAGGAGTCCATCCATTGTGTCTTTAGCATTAGAACAGGCACTAACCTTTTGGTCCACCGGTAACTTTCATCTCCATGATCTCATttacttcatttcatttttttttttttttccctgagccTCAGAATGACTTTAGGTAGTCGAGTGGTTTCCCatatatcatttatttatttagtaattaatttatttgtgtATTAATCTATGAGCTATGTatttaatattaaataatgCACAGTCCTCTTCATGGGATTTATGATCAGCTTCGGCTCTCTCAGTGGtcctttgttttctgtttggttgGAATATAGGGCAGTACAGTTTGGGTGCTCTTGTCAGAGACAGTTTGTGTGCTGCTATTTCGTAACAGTTTTTTGCGGCAGCCCGGGTTTAAGAGACCTTTTCTGGGTAGTGTGTGAGCTCCTGTCGTCCCCTTCACAGGAGAGGATATGTAGGAAGGGTCCAGACAGTTATGGAGGAGCGAGTGCTCAGAGGAAGAACGTTTGGGTGCGACCGAGCTGGCCAGAAGGCTGGGTTCAGTATCGCTGTCCGGTGTAGCACAGCCACTCTTGTCCTCTTGTaagtcctcctgctcctcctcttcctcatcgtCGTCACAGCACAATGCGTGATACAGGATTTTGTCGCTGAAACGGACTCTTTCTCTTGTGCCGGAGGTGCGGGAGGTCTTGTGGCTGTGCGTGGAGCTGCTGGCCTCCTCGCTGGACGAATCCGGAGTGATGATGCGCGGCCCATTCGGTATGGGCAGCCCGCCATTCATCTGGGAGTAGACTGAGGCAGtggtggggggcggggtgggggtgtgcGTCTGGGTGGGGATGGTCCCGCGACCCAGATCCTGCCTTGGATCCCCCGGTTGCTCGCAAGAACGGCGGGCCGCCGCGCCTGCAGCCTCCAGGTAGCTGCAGAACTCCCAGCTGTCGGAAAGCACGTCTGCATTGAGGAAGTCCAGCCTGAAGGCCTCTCCCAAACCCCGCTCGCTGCTGGACGTGCTGCTGGCTGTGGCCACCGTCCAGTCATCCGGCTCCAGGTCAAAGTCAAAGTCGGACGTGAGTTTATCGATCTGACCCACCACCTGTAACAGAGGTAGAAAAGCAAAAGACATTAACTGATGATACTCCAACAAAGTGATCAGAATCAGATGCTTTCACTCGTGCTGCTTCTAACCATGCTTTCATTGAAACTGTCCAGGTAGTGAAGTATGTCAACTGGCCAGCTGACGTCAACTTTGCTTCAGGgtaaaatataaaatcaacaacTCGAAATTCCCGATAAAACATCTGGAGAATAGTGCTAATATTTGCGGTTACCAGAGGCTGAATCATTCCGGTGTGTTTTTGCACAGCTACGATGTAAACGCTTGTGGATTTGTGAGAAGCCTCTGCATTTCTGGGGATCATATGGATTTGGCATCAACCAGAAGTCTGCAGCCTTCATGACCATAGAGACCATTTATCTGGTTTTTCTGCCTCGTGGAATTTACCTGGAGCCGTAAAACAAGATGAGGCTAACACAGCTTCAAATATACAGTAGTTCTGAAACATGAAAGCTTTAGTCATGGCTTTGGATGTTAATTATTTCAGtacattttcagttgtttttgtacctgattttagcagtttcatctttcttttttcagcttttttttgattttgacaTTCAGAAAAAGAATATTTTATTATTCTCAGAGGGAACTTCCTTTAAGAAATACTTCACATGGAATAAATAGAAAGTTGCTTATCAAATAAGACAGGgtcaaaatgaaatattcaatATGTACAAGGCATAACTGACTGATATAAGCACAGAAAGGATGGAATTAATAAAAACACCAACCGCTATTGACAGGGTGGAGTTATAGAGTCTTAAACATGATTCTGGGTCTTAGAAACATGACTGTAGTGTGTactgtaaatgaaataaaaccatcATAAAATGTTTACATAGGTATGCTTCCGTAAAAACTTCAGAGGGCCACGACAGAAGGattgaagagccacatgtggctccaaaTCCCTCGTataaatgaactgaactgaacaacTTTTATCCATAAACTGTTTAATActtcatgggttttttttccacttctttAAATTCCTCATCCGTTCCTGTTTTGTTGTGAATCAGCTTTATGCTGCATTAATTCCAAATATAATATCCTCTGTAATGAGGCTGTAGCACTTAGGACAACGTATGATTCATCAAAGCAGGTTTTTGAGACAGAAGGTAGAAGAAGGGAGGCTGAGAACTGAAGAAGCCTCTCAGATGAGTGGCTTAAGCTGTGCCTCTTAAATCCAGCGCCTGATTCATTTTATCTTGATGCTGTACGCAAGCTACCAGGATGAATGAGACCAACAATCATTAATGTAGAGCTTTACAGTATGAAGCCTGAACCCAGTGCTTTTGATGCTTGTTCTTTGATGTTTATGTCAGTTCAAGTGCTATTGTAATGCCCACGACAAAACAGAGAAGCTCAAATATACTCCCGCCGTAtggaaacacataaaaaaaaagcatttcatatGTTGCTACCTCAAATTTAACCTCAAAGCTTCTGTCATCAACAGCTCCTGTGTCGAGTGTTTCATGAATAGAAAGCACTTCAGCGGAAATCATGCTGGTTTGCTGACAACACCTAAAATTCAAGCCCTCTATACTTGACATTTCAGCACCTTTAATCATCACGTTCCACTCTCCTCAAAAACCCATTGTGAAACGAAAACGCTCAGCGTTACGAACCTCGTaaattatacattttctcaAACCATTCAGTAATTGAGCACAGTCTTTCTAAATCCAGAAAGTTTTCTTccctttgtgttgtgttgtgggaAATGATCCCTTCTTCCCCCTCAGTCAGTCAGTAAAATTTGTAGTGTGTGCGTCTTTCCCCCTGTTATGACTGCAAAACGAGCATGGATGTGTCAACATCTACGAGTCGCATCCCTGCGTGTAGAATTCTAATTCTAATTCATTCTTTGTTAAAACTTCAAAGTACAAATTGCATTCGGGAAAGGCAAACATATAGACGAAGCATGAGTTCTGCTCATGTGCCTGTGGAAGTGCTCAGGTGATCTATCCTGCAGACATGCCAACTGACACTCATGTGCTTCAAAATCTTTCTCAAATATATCAAGATGACGACGAACAAACACACGTTTGCTTACTTAATCCTTGAATCCAAATGAAAAATCCAGATTTGCAGCACCAAGTACTAATTTAGTGAAGGAATGAACCAACTTAAATTtatcttggggggggggggggggggggggggggggcaggttgtttattttcctcagctgtattttatatatatatatatatatatatatatatatatatatatatatatatatatatatatatatatatatatatatgtatatcctTTCAATTCCAGCTCAGTGATACGGATGCAATATTTAGTCAAACCACCTGCATGTGAAACTGGCTGTACACCTCTGCATGTGCAGCATTGACTCATCTGTCAATGAGCTTCTCTGCAAATCTGCCAGTTGTGGCATCGTGCAGCTCATGAGTACCTGGACCGTGCTTCTATGTTGGCAGCCAGCCTGGAGGGAATTGGACTGCATGAATCCTCTAATCCTTGAATTACTCAACCTGTTTGCTGTGTGATTTGCAGACTTTTACTCATGAAATTGTGAATGTAAGATGCTTCTCAGGGCCTGAAAAGCCAGATAGCTTTGTTTGCATGATTACATAAGTTCAGCAAATTACTTAATTTAATCAGCATGTTGAGAAATGTTCAATTAGCTATACTTCACAGCGATCAATGCAGCGTGAGGGGAAATTGGTCTGTTGGTAGTTATTGCAATGAACTTTCTGTTAAAAGAAAATCGCCTTTTTGTCTCCCGCTCCCGTCACCCTGTGTAATGCGAGGTCAAAGAAAACTTCCAAAGTGATAGATTCTGACACACAAGGTCAGAGTGTATCAGTGTCTGACTGAATGACAGTGGCCTCAATCAAcccaggaggaagaaaaacttcCAATACTTCATTCAACCAGACACAACATCAACTCCGTATTCTCCAACCGATAGGAAGAGAGCAACGCCAAACCTATAGCTAAACTTTAATGAAGCTCAGTTACATCCAGTGAGAAATGTCACTTTATTGAAAGAATATAGCATGAGCATAAAATAAAGCTTTGTTTGATGCTTGGATGATTAGTGTTTAATAgaattaatctgttttttgatCATTTCAAATACTCCTTGGTttatttgtatatatttttttacactgaaaaaaaaaattgcaattgtttctgtttggtacatttttaaatcaagtgcaggcatttgtgggatgagcagcagagctgagtttGTGGGGTTCATCCATGGGAAAATGGTCTAATCTTCTCCACTAATAGCAAAAAGCCTTTCTGTGCAGCTGGCTCTTGTCGGGTGTTTTGGGTGATTGACGTCTGGAGTCAGAAGATTAAAAGAAATGCTTCAGTCATATATGTGGAATAGCTGTGCACATCCACAACAATCTGGCGTCTCCTCCTCGTGGTGGTCACGAGCCCGGCCATGCACTGCTGTGAAATGGCATTTTCAACA comes from the Salarias fasciatus chromosome 1, fSalaFa1.1, whole genome shotgun sequence genome and includes:
- the insyn1 gene encoding inhibitory synaptic factor 1, giving the protein MSLSRAPARDTSETPSPRERIRSHMKMVIDQLEGILKELKDVAKELREVVGQIDKLTSDFDFDLEPDDWTVATASSTSSSERGLGEAFRLDFLNADVLSDSWEFCSYLEAAGAAARRSCEQPGDPRQDLGRGTIPTQTHTPTPPPTTASVYSQMNGGLPIPNGPRIITPDSSSEEASSSTHSHKTSRTSGTRERVRFSDKILYHALCCDDDEEEEEQEDLQEDKSGCATPDSDTEPSLLASSVAPKRSSSEHSLLHNCLDPSYISSPVKGTTGAHTLPRKGLLNPGCRKKLLRNSSTQTVSDKSTQTVLPYIPTKQKTKDH